From one Populus alba chromosome 17, ASM523922v2, whole genome shotgun sequence genomic stretch:
- the LOC118045978 gene encoding putative disease resistance RPP13-like protein 1, producing the protein MSVEYIGGSILSAVIEVLSEKVTAPEILGFFKSHKLNDGLLGKLKETLNTLNGLLDDAEEKQITKPAVQRWLNDARHAVYEAEDLMEVIEYEHLRSKDIKAASRRVRNPVRNLFPILNPANKRMKEMEAELQKIYEKLERLVKHKGDLRHIEGTGGWRPLSEKTTPVVDEYHVYGREADKDAIMKYLLTKNNTNGANVGVIPIVGMGGVGKTTLAQLIYKDRRVDECFELKAWVWASQQFDVTRIVDDILKKINGGTCRTKEPDESLMEALKGKKLVLVLDDAWNIEYNEWVKLLLPLQYAEPGSKIVVTTRNEDVARVTQTVIPSHRLNVISDEDCWQLFARHAFSSANSGAFSHLETFGREIARKCKGLPLAAKTLGGLLHSEGDVKEWEKISNSNMWGLSNENIPPALTRRCQGMGEDIQ; encoded by the exons ATGTCTGTGGAGTacattggaggatcaattctctcCGCTGTCATTGAGGTTCTGAGCGAGAAGGTGACCGCTCCTGAGATTCTGGGCTTCTTCAAAAGCCACAAGCTCAATGATGGTCTTCTGGGAAAGCTGAAAGAAACACTGAATACTCTCAACGGACTTCTCGACGACGCGGAGGAGAAGCAGATTACCAAGCCCGCTGTGCAGAGGTGGCTTAATGATGCTAGACATGCTGTGTATGAAGCTGAGGACTTAATGGAGGTGATTGAATATGAACACCTACGATCCAAGGATATTAAAGCTGCCTCTCGACGTGTGAGGAATCCG GTAAGGAATTTGTTTCCAATTCTTAATCCAGCtaataaaaggatgaaagagATGGAAGCAGAGTTGCAAAAGATCTATGAGAAGCTTGAACGTTTAGTTAAACACAAGGGTGATCTGCGCCACATAGAAGGTACTGGTGGATGGAGACCATTGTCAGAGAAAACAACTCCTGTGGTTGATGAATATCACGTATATGGAAGGGAAGCTGATAAGGACGCCATAATGAAGTACTTGTTgacaaaaaacaatacaaatggTGCAAATGTAGGTGTGATTCCTATTGTGGGCATGGGAGGGGTTGGTAAAACCACTCTTGCTCAGCTTATCTACAAAGACAGACGGGTAGATGAGTGCTTCGAGCTCAAAGCCTGGGTCTGGGCTTCTCAACAATTTGACGTCACCAGGATAGTTGATGATATTCTTAAGAAGATCAACGGAGGTACTTGCCGCACCAAAGAACCAGATGAATCTCTAATGGAGgcattgaaagggaaaaaacttGTACTTGTTCTAGATGATGCGTGGAACATTGAGTACAACGAATGGGTTAAATTACTGCTGCCTTTGCAGTATGCAGAGCCTGGAAGTAAGATTGTCGTGACAACACGGAATGAAGATGTAGCAAGAGTCACGCAAACTGTCATCCCCTCTCACCGCTTGAATGTAATCAGCGATGAAGATTGCTGGCAGTTGTTTGCAAGGCATGCATTTAGCAGTGCAAATTCTGGAGCATTCTCACACTTGGAAACATTTGGCAGAGAAATAGCGAGAAAGTGCAAAGGTTTACCGCTGGCTGCGAAAACTCTTGGGGGTCTTTTGCATTCCGAAGGAGATGTCAAGGAATGGGAGAAGATATCCAATAGCAACATGTGGGGTTTGTCGAATGAAAACATCCCTCCAGCTCTAACAAGGAGATGTCAAGGAATGGGAGAAGATATCCAATAG
- the LOC118045974 gene encoding uncharacterized protein gives MLLSASMNSISSIPSPVYQCKKALRRNMAVNCSLTLLHISWIDVKFPTKVDAIVRPFGAISHTLDFTLLGIHSTKYDEFLLCTLTICSSTSLVLILPLNMAEAVK, from the coding sequence ATGTTGCTCTCTGCTTCAATGAACTCCATCTCATCCATCCCTTCCCCAGTATACCAGTGCAAGAAGGCCTTGCGACGGAACATGGCTGTGAACTGCTCACTCACCCTCCTGCACATCTCCTGGATTGACGTGAAGTTCCCCACAAAAGTTGATGCCATCGTCAGACCTTTTGGTGCAATATCACACACGCTAGACTTCACATTGTTGGGAATCCACTCCACAAAATATGATGAATTCTTGTTGTGCACATTAACCATCTGTTCATCCACCTCTTTGGTGCTCATCTTGCCCCTGAACATGGCTGAGGCTGTCAAGTAG